Below is a window of Oceaniferula flava DNA.
AGTCGGTCCATTGGTCGGCTTTTTGATCGTTGTTAGTGTCCACTCCCACGCGCACTTCCACGCCATCAACCCACGGGCCGGAGCTGACGTAGTCGGTCTTCATCTGGGTCGCGAGGTAGAACTGGCCTTCGGCAAAAATGACATCCGGATCCGGGTGGCCGCTGCCGAGGTTGCCACAGAAGCTGAACTGCTGATCGATGCTGGATGAGGTGAACCAAGCCACGCTCATGGCTTTCTTATCACGGTGCGCGTCGGACGGATCGTAGTCGCAGAACAGGTAATACTGGCCGCCGACGGAGATCGCCGCCCAGTCGCCGAAGGCATTTTGCGCCGGCTCATGGATTTCGTATTTGGAAAAGGCCACTCGTTGTCCCGGCTTGATGCCGTGATGCACTGTTTTGCCCTCGTAGATTTTCCCCGGGTAATTCTCGCGGTCTTCCTTGTGCCAGTGCGGGTGCAGGAACTCGGCAAACTTACCGGTCGACTTGCTGCGTTCGTCCACCGCCGGGTTCATGATTTTGAAATCGCCACGGCCATCAGGGCTGACCGCGTGACCCGCCAGAGGGGAGTCCCAGGCGTTGACGCTGGCATCGATCGGGCTCCAGTCCTCGTAGATGATGTGGAACTTACCATCGAGATCGCGGATGATGCCACAGTCGGATCCGTCCGAGGGATCTTTGAAAGCCATGCCGATTTTCTCGCCGATTTTGCCATCGGTGAGGTCCTCGTCGATGATCAGGTGCGGGTCCTGGTCGTTGGGGAAATCGTAGTAGAGGTAGGCTTTGCCATCGACCACTTCGGCGGTGGTCATCCATCTCGACTGCTTGTCGGAGACCGGACCGTGGTGCACCCAGTTGACCATGTCCTTGCTCTGCCAAGCGTGGTAGCCGCCAAGAGATTTTTCCAAACCTCCAGGCGCGTTGAACTGGTGAGGATGGGCGGTGGTGGTGAGTGGCACATCGAAGCCTTCTAGTTTGGCGGGTTTTCCGGCGGCGTTCGCTTGTTTGCCGAGCTGGCCGTATTTGCCAAACATCCAGTAGTTGTCAGGACCCATCTGAAGAAATACCGGAGCGTCTTTGAGATTGGACGGCCCTAAGTTTTTCACCGGCTTCCAGTTCAGCCAGACGGGCGACTGACTGATGGTTAAGTTGCTGGCACTGCGTTTCTTGGCAAACGACTTCATCGCGCTCTTAAACGTCGCCTTTTCCCCGGTGGGGGAAACCATGCCGTTCTTGATCTCCACCCCTTCTTTATGGGCGGTGTTTTTTACCCATTGTTCTTGGGTGTCCATGGTCCACTCCGCGGCTTGAGCCGAGAGTGTGAGGTTTCCTGCGATGGCTGCGGTGAGGGCGGCTGTGATGGTGGTGGCTGGCTTCATAAGTGTTATTTGTTATTTTTCCAAAGTTGAATGTTCTCGATGTCGTTCTGACTGGCCGATCCGGCGGTGCTGCGGCCCTTGCTGACGTCTGCTTGGAGTTGTTGGAGCAGTTGTTTGGCGACTTCCGGGTGGGAGGTGTAGAGGTTCTTGGTTTCGCCCGGGTCCGCTTCCATGTCGTAGAGCTGGGCGACCGGGGACCCCGGCTTGACTTGTCGCTCGGTAGGGCTGGTCCAGCCGCCGGAGCCTTTGGCCAGGAGTAGCTTCCATTTCCCTTGGCGGTAAGCAAAGTGGCCGCTGATGGAGTGGTGAATCACGCCCTGGCGCGTCGATTGAATCGGCTCGCCCTTGAGTGCTGGCGCAAAGCTCACACTGTCTTCGCCTGCATGGGGCGGAACGGTGGTGCCGGCGAGCTCGGCGGCTGTGGCCATGAGGTCGGTTAGACAGATCGTCTCATCACTGGTCGATCCTGCTTGCACGCCCTTCGGCCAGCGCACGATGAATGGCACGCGATGTCCGCCGTCCCAGAGGTCGGCCTTCGAGCCACGCAGGTGGGCCGAGGGGAAGTGGCCTTTCTTTTCCAAACGATCGATCTTAGCGGCCTTGGAGCAGCCGTTGTCGGCGGTGACGATGACCACCGTGTTCTCCGCGAATTCCGAGGCGTCCACGGCTTTCATGATCTGCCCGATCACGTGATCCGTTTCCATCATGAAGTCGCCATAGCTGCCGAGGCTGCTTTTTCCCTTCCACTGCGCAGACGGCACGATGGGGGTGTGCGGCGAGGTCAGGGGAACGTAGATGAAGAAGGGTTTCGAGGCGTCCTGCTTTTTAAGATACTCCACCGTCTTGTTGCCGATGGAGGCTAACACTTGGTCTTTTTTAAAACCAGGAGCTGGTTTGGATGGATGATGGTTATCGGCCTCGCCGACAAAGCGATCGTTTTCAATCCAGATATAAGGCGCCATATCGAGTGAGGCGGAAATGCCGTAGAGGTAGTCAAAGCCACGGTCCACCGGGCCTTCTTTGATTTCGCCTTTCCAGTCGATATTCGTTTTCTTCGGCTTGCGCTGATCTTTTTTGCCCTCCATCACCGGTTTGCCGTCGAGCGTTGGCAGCTCCATTCCCAGATGCCATTTGCCGATCATGGCGGTGTTGTAGCCCTGTTGTTTTAAAAGTTGCGGCACAGTGAGTCGGTCGGCTGCGATGAGTGGTTTACTGTAGCCCCAGATGACTCCTTCTTGGAGATGGGTGCGCCAATTGTATCGGCCTGTCATCACGCCGTATCGCGTGGGCGTGCAGACCGACGAGCTGGAATGGGCATCGGTGAAAATCATGCCTTCTGCGGCCAGTCGATCGATGTGGGGCGTGGCAATTTTGCTTCGCTCAGGATTGAGGCAATGCACATCGCCGTAGCCCATGTCATCGGCGAGGATGTAAATGATGTTGGGCTTGGGCGCGGCATGGGCGACGAGAGCCAGGCAGGTGGAGAGGAGGGGAATGAGTGTTTTTTTCATGAAGCTAGGGCTGCAGGATGAGCATACGGAATAAAATCGGGGCTCATTTCAAGAATGGCAACCACCATCCTCGAAAAGCGTGGCATGGGCTTCGCTTGCGCCTAGGGCAACATACAAACTTGTCTATTTACAATTATGTCCCGATCTCATAGCAACTGTGCATGTCTGATTGCCGCCGCCCATTTTCCTCACAAGTATTCGATGGCCCTGATCGCGCACCTAGCCGTGCGATGATGCATGCCGTCGGTTTTAAAAACGAAGATTTCGAGAAACCACAGATCGGAGTGGCCTCCACCTGGAGCCAGGTCACGCCCTGCAACATGCACATCGATCGTCTCGCCAACGAGTCCGCCAAAGGTGTCGATGCCGCCGGTGGTAAGGCCGTGATTTTTAACACCATCACTATTTCCGATGGAATCTCCATGGGCACCGAGGGGATGAAATACTCCCTCGTCTCGCGTGAAGTCATCGCCGACTCCATTGAAACCGTGGCCGGCTGCGAAGGCATGGACGGCGTGGTCGCCATCGGTGGCTGCGATAAAAACATGCCGGCATGCATCATCGCTCTGGCTCGGATGAACCGCCCCAGCGTCTTTGTCTACGGCGGCACCATCCTTCCCGGTTGTGCGAGCATTAAGGGGGAGGAAAAGGATCTCGATATCGTCTCCGTGTTCGAAGCCGTGGGAAAACACGCCGCCGGTGAGTTCTCAGATGAAGAGCTGAAGACCGTGGAGGAAAATGCCATCCCCGGCGAAGGCTCTTGCGGCGGCATGTACACCGCGAACACCATGGCCTCCGCCATTGAGGCGCTTGGGATGTCGCTTCCTAACAGCTCTGCGCAAGCGGCGGTTGGCGATGACAAGATGATCGACTGCTTCGATGCCGGCGCCGCCGTGCTGAACATGATCGACAAAGGCATCCGCCCACTCGACATCCTCACACGCAAGGCCTTCGAGAATGCGGTCACCGTGGTGATTGCTCTCGGCGGCTCCACCAATGCCGTGCTGCACCTTCTCGCCATGGCGCACGCCGCAGGTGTGGATCTGACCATCGAAGACTTCACCGAAATCGGCAAACGCGTCCCAATGCTGGCCGATCTGAAACCGTCGGGCAAATACGTCATGGCCGACCTGGTAAAAATCGGCGGCACCGTGCCACTGATGCGCATTCTGCTGGAGGCTGGTCTGCTTCATGGCGACTGCCTCACCGTCACCGGCAAGACCATGGCGGAAAACCTCGCCAATTCACCAATCAAGTATCCAGAAGACCAGGATATCATCCGTCCGCTGGATAATCCGATCAAGAAAGACAGCCACCTGCGCATCCTCTACGGCAACCTCGCTCCAGAAGGGGCTGTGGCCAAGATCACCGGTAAGGAAGGCAACAGCTTCACCGGCAGCGCCCGTGTCTTCGACTGTGAGGAAGACGCAATGAAAGCCATCCTTGACGGCAAAATTGTCGACGGCAATGTCATCGTCATCCGCCGCGAAGGGCCGAAAGGCGGTCCTGGTATGCGTGAGATGTTAGGGCCCACCTCCGCCGTCATGGGCCGAGGCCTCGGCGATACTGTCGCGCTGATCACCGACGGTCGATTCTCCGGTGGCAGCCACGGGTTTGTGGTCGGTCATATTACTCCGGAAGCGCACGTCGGCGGACCGATCGGTCTGCTGAAAGACGGCGATGAAATCACCATCGATGCCGTGGGTAACACCATCAGCGTCAACATCAGTGAGGAAGAGCTGGAAGCCCGCAAAGCCGATTGGCAACCGTATGAGCCACGCTACAAACGTGGTGTGCTCGCCAAATACGCCCACACCGTGACCTCCGCCTCCACCGGCGCCGTCACAGATAAATTCTAATCCGGTTTCACCGCTTGGAGCTGCGGCTGGCAGCGAGACGATTATGTGTTTCCCACATCATTCTTGAGCTTGCCACGCCGCCGTTCTGTGCTAAAAAACCGAC
It encodes the following:
- a CDS encoding sulfatase family protein; its protein translation is MKKTLIPLLSTCLALVAHAAPKPNIIYILADDMGYGDVHCLNPERSKIATPHIDRLAAEGMIFTDAHSSSSVCTPTRYGVMTGRYNWRTHLQEGVIWGYSKPLIAADRLTVPQLLKQQGYNTAMIGKWHLGMELPTLDGKPVMEGKKDQRKPKKTNIDWKGEIKEGPVDRGFDYLYGISASLDMAPYIWIENDRFVGEADNHHPSKPAPGFKKDQVLASIGNKTVEYLKKQDASKPFFIYVPLTSPHTPIVPSAQWKGKSSLGSYGDFMMETDHVIGQIMKAVDASEFAENTVVIVTADNGCSKAAKIDRLEKKGHFPSAHLRGSKADLWDGGHRVPFIVRWPKGVQAGSTSDETICLTDLMATAAELAGTTVPPHAGEDSVSFAPALKGEPIQSTRQGVIHHSISGHFAYRQGKWKLLLAKGSGGWTSPTERQVKPGSPVAQLYDMEADPGETKNLYTSHPEVAKQLLQQLQADVSKGRSTAGSASQNDIENIQLWKNNK
- the ilvD gene encoding dihydroxy-acid dehydratase, which translates into the protein MSDCRRPFSSQVFDGPDRAPSRAMMHAVGFKNEDFEKPQIGVASTWSQVTPCNMHIDRLANESAKGVDAAGGKAVIFNTITISDGISMGTEGMKYSLVSREVIADSIETVAGCEGMDGVVAIGGCDKNMPACIIALARMNRPSVFVYGGTILPGCASIKGEEKDLDIVSVFEAVGKHAAGEFSDEELKTVEENAIPGEGSCGGMYTANTMASAIEALGMSLPNSSAQAAVGDDKMIDCFDAGAAVLNMIDKGIRPLDILTRKAFENAVTVVIALGGSTNAVLHLLAMAHAAGVDLTIEDFTEIGKRVPMLADLKPSGKYVMADLVKIGGTVPLMRILLEAGLLHGDCLTVTGKTMAENLANSPIKYPEDQDIIRPLDNPIKKDSHLRILYGNLAPEGAVAKITGKEGNSFTGSARVFDCEEDAMKAILDGKIVDGNVIVIRREGPKGGPGMREMLGPTSAVMGRGLGDTVALITDGRFSGGSHGFVVGHITPEAHVGGPIGLLKDGDEITIDAVGNTISVNISEEELEARKADWQPYEPRYKRGVLAKYAHTVTSASTGAVTDKF